One region of Phragmites australis chromosome 18, lpPhrAust1.1, whole genome shotgun sequence genomic DNA includes:
- the LOC133898852 gene encoding uncharacterized protein LOC133898852, translating into MAAAGSAGVHGAARPLMRLVTMTGAPILRQLHLEERLLRRTGDNWCVINHGTAPPTIVMGVSGRVSELVEIEPVLRDQVPVVRRFSGGGTVIIDQGTVFVTFICNKTAVAGLQPFPRDIMSWTSQLYSKVFNGFGEFHLRENDYAFNHRKFGGNAQSITKNRWVHHTSFLWDYDVKNMDYLKIPKRAPEYRLARNHTDFLCRMKEYMPSRSVFTDGIITALREHFSVESTDLETGPSDDEEFVPSTKLLSQKDLEEIVSSKESFRAQKVQA; encoded by the exons ATGGCTGCTGCCGGGTCGGCCGGGGTGCACGGCGCGGCACGCCCTCTCATGAGGCTGGTCACCATGACCGGCGCGCCGATCCTGCGGCAGCTGCACCTGGAGGAGCGGCTCCTGCGCCGCACGGGGGACAACTGGTGCGTCATCAACCACGGCACGGCGCCCCCCACCATCGTCATGGGCGTGTCCGG GAGAGTCTCAGAGCTTGTGGAGATAGAGCCTGTCCTCCGGGACCAGGTGCCGGTCGTCAGGAGGTTCAGTGGAGGTGGCACAGTCATTATTGATCAGGGGACGGTGTTTGTCACCTTCATTTGCAACAAGACTGCCGTTGCTGGACTGCAGCCTTTTCCACGGGACATCATGTCATGGACCAGCCAGTTGTATAGCAAAGTGTTCAATGGATTTGGCGAATTTCATCTACGCGAGAATG aCTATGCATTTAATCATCGCAAGTTTGGTGGCAATGCTCAGTCAATAACGAAAAATCGTTGGGTTCATCACACATCTTTCTTGTGGGATTATGATGTGAAGAATATGGATTATCTCAAAATCCCAAAGCGTGCACCCGAATATCGACTG GCAAGAAACCACACAGATTTCTTGTGCCGCATGAAGGAGTATATGCCTTCAAGATCAGTTTTCACTGATGGGATCATCACGGCCCTGAGAGAACACTTCTCAGTCGAATCCACAGATTTAGAAACAGGGCCTTCTGATGATGAAGAATTTGTGCCTTCGACAAAGCTGTTATCACAAAAAGACCTAGAGGAAATTGTTTCCTCCAAAGAATCTTTTAGAGCACAGAAagttcaagcgtga
- the LOC133898853 gene encoding chlorophyll a-b binding protein 4, chloroplastic-like encodes MASVTARAPVAALRPSASLKSTFLGPSTRLGRTSSSTRRSSLRAEAKGEWLPGLPSPAYLDGSLPGDNGFDPLGLAEDPENLRWFVQAELVNGRWAMLGVAGMLIPEVLTKIGLINAPQWYDAGKSEYFASSSTLFVIEFILFHYVEIRRWQDIKNPGCVNQDPIFKSYSLPPHECGYPGSVFNPLNFAPTLEAKEKELANGRLAMLAFLGFLIQHNVTGKGPFDNLLQHLSDPWHNTIIQTLSS; translated from the exons ATGGCTTCCGTCACCGCCCGCGCCCCGGTCGCGGCCCTGCGCCCGTCGGCATCGCTCAAGTCCACCTTCCTCGGGCCCTCTACCCGCCTCGGCCGCACCTCGTCGTCGACAAGGCGCAGCAGCCTCAGGGCGGAGGCCAAGGGCGAGTGGCTCCCCGGCCTCCCCTCCCCTGCCTACCTCGACGGCAG CCTTCCAGGCGACAATGGTTTCGACCCATTGGGGCTGGCGGAGGACCCGGAGAACCTGCGGTGGTTCGTGCAGGCTGAGCTGGTGAACGGGCGGTGGGCGATGCTGGGCGTGGCGGGGATGCTGATCCCGGAGGTGCTGACGAAGATCGGCCTGATCAACGCGCCGCAGTGGTACGACGCCGGCAAGTCGGAGTACTTCGCGTCGTCATCGACCCTGTTCGTGATCGAGTTCATCCTGTTCCACTACGTGGAGATCCGGCGGTGGCAGGACATCAAGAACCCCGGCTGCGTCAACCAGGACCCCATCTTCAAGAGCTACAGCCTGCCGCCGCACGAGTGCGGCTACCCCGGCAGCGTCTTCAACCCGCTCAACTTCGCGCCCACGCTCGAGGCCAAGGAGAAGGAGCTCGCCAACG GGAGGCTGGCGATGCTGGCGTTCCTGGGGTTCCTGATCCAGCACAACGTCACCGGCAAGGGGCCCTTCGACAACCTGCTGCAGCACCTGTCCGACCCCTGGCACAACACCATCATCCAAACGCTCTCCAGTTGA